A genomic region of Nitrosomonas ureae contains the following coding sequences:
- a CDS encoding IS3 family transposase (programmed frameshift): MTQNYKPAYPPEFRQQMVELVALGKCPKQLSKEFGCHYTSIQTWCRAAGVPIRSSQTIAFAATSSVVSLSANERQELLELRKKLKRVEMERDILGKGYGLVCKQHGLIGKVYQLIKANRAQFPARVLCETLGVSHSGYYDWAKRTPSRRAITNCRLIEQIMAIYRTSDGTYGRPRITVELADRGVRVNHKRVGRLMREAGIKGVSRRRGFVITTHRNKRDHPAPDLVQRHFKAASINQLWVADMTYIPTWAGFLYLAVVIDVFSRKVVGWSFGETMTASLVISALNMALITRKPGKVIHHSDQGSQYTSVEFGKRCREMGVRPSMGSVGDAYDNAMAESFFASLECELIDRRSWKNKTEARLAIFTWIESWYNPTRRHSGLGYLSPNNFERKLNEKNQIAIDYNSLSQVETLSTP; the protein is encoded by the exons ATGACACAAAACTACAAACCTGCTTACCCACCGGAGTTTCGTCAGCAGATGGTGGAATTGGTAGCATTAGGCAAATGCCCCAAGCAATTATCCAAGGAATTTGGTTGCCACTACACTTCGATACAAACCTGGTGTCGAGCAGCAGGTGTACCAATTAGATCAAGCCAGACAATTGCTTTCGCTGCAACATCGAGTGTTGTTTCCTTGAGTGCCAACGAACGGCAGGAGCTGCTGGAATTGCGTAAGAAGCTCAAGCGTGTGGAGATGGAGCGTGACATATTGG GCAAAGGCTACGGCCTGGTTTGCAAACAACACGGATTGATAGGGAAGGTGTACCAATTAATCAAGGCAAACCGGGCTCAATTTCCGGCTCGTGTTCTATGTGAAACACTTGGTGTATCGCACAGCGGTTACTATGACTGGGCAAAACGCACACCCAGCCGACGGGCCATTACCAACTGTCGATTGATCGAGCAGATCATGGCTATATACCGTACAAGCGATGGTACGTATGGCCGCCCCCGCATTACCGTTGAGTTAGCCGATCGTGGAGTCAGGGTCAATCATAAGCGCGTAGGCAGGTTGATGCGTGAAGCTGGAATTAAAGGAGTGAGTCGCAGGCGAGGCTTTGTGATCACGACTCATCGGAATAAGCGTGACCACCCTGCACCGGATTTAGTGCAACGTCATTTCAAGGCAGCTAGCATCAATCAACTATGGGTTGCGGACATGACTTACATTCCTACCTGGGCAGGGTTTTTGTACCTAGCCGTGGTCATCGATGTATTCAGCCGTAAGGTAGTGGGCTGGTCTTTCGGCGAAACCATGACAGCAAGTCTGGTGATCAGTGCGTTGAACATGGCGTTAATCACTCGTAAACCGGGCAAAGTGATTCACCACAGCGATCAGGGTAGTCAATACACCAGTGTTGAGTTCGGCAAGCGATGCAGGGAAATGGGTGTGCGTCCCTCCATGGGCAGTGTGGGGGATGCTTACGACAATGCGATGGCTGAAAGCTTTTTTGCCAGCCTAGAATGTGAATTGATCGATAGGCGCTCCTGGAAAAATAAAACTGAAGCAAGGCTGGCCATATTCACCTGGATCGAGTCATGGTACAACCCCACTCGCAGGCATTCTGGACTGGGATACTTATCACCAAACAATTTTGAGAGAAAACTGAATGAGAAAAATCAAATCGCGATAGACTACAATTCGCTTTCACAGGTCGAGACTCTCTCGACTCCATGA
- the ccmE gene encoding cytochrome c maturation protein CcmE: MKPRHKKLVMIVSGVTALGVAAILVLNAFQSNLVFFFSPSQVIANEAPIGKSFRIGGLVAEGSVKRDDGSTTVHFSVTDTAETIPVVYTGILPDLFREGKGVVAQGKISAEGIFLADEVLAKHDENYMPPEAAEALEKAAKAQKASLVQ, from the coding sequence ATGAAACCACGTCATAAGAAGCTTGTAATGATAGTCTCTGGAGTTACTGCATTAGGAGTTGCTGCTATTTTGGTATTAAACGCTTTTCAAAGTAATCTGGTGTTTTTCTTTAGCCCATCTCAAGTTATCGCGAATGAAGCGCCAATTGGTAAAAGTTTTCGCATTGGTGGATTGGTTGCAGAAGGCAGTGTTAAGCGTGATGATGGATCGACTACGGTACATTTTTCGGTGACAGATACGGCGGAAACAATCCCTGTTGTATACACAGGTATTCTGCCTGATTTGTTTCGAGAAGGTAAGGGGGTGGTTGCGCAAGGAAAAATATCTGCTGAAGGTATTTTTTTGGCTGATGAAGTTCTTGCTAAGCACGATGAAAATTATATGCCGCCTGAGGCTGCCGAAGCTCTAGAGAAAGCTGCTAAAGCACAGAAAGCATCTCTGGTACAGTAA
- a CDS encoding heme ABC transporter permease: MAINWFKYSSPASFYSLAGKMIPIFVFVSVVLLVAGLYVGFFVAPTDFQQGEAYRIIFIHVPAAWMSMFLYVVMAFWAGMGLAFNTRLSSMLATAIAPTGAMFTFIALWTGALWGKPMWGTWWVWDARLTSELILFFLYIGFMSLQAAIDDPRRADKAGAIIALVGVINIPIIYFSVQWWNTLHQGASVSINQAPAMATTMLTGMLIMVLASWMYSIAVILKRTRVIILERESHTAWVTELQKKGALL; encoded by the coding sequence ATGGCAATTAATTGGTTTAAGTACTCTTCTCCTGCCAGTTTTTATTCATTGGCGGGAAAAATGATTCCGATATTTGTTTTTGTTTCTGTGGTATTGCTAGTGGCAGGACTCTATGTCGGTTTTTTTGTTGCGCCAACCGATTTTCAACAAGGTGAGGCTTATCGGATTATTTTCATACACGTACCCGCAGCGTGGATGTCAATGTTTCTATATGTGGTGATGGCATTTTGGGCAGGTATGGGATTGGCTTTTAATACACGATTGTCTTCTATGCTTGCAACTGCAATTGCACCAACCGGTGCCATGTTCACTTTTATCGCGTTATGGACTGGTGCGTTATGGGGGAAACCCATGTGGGGAACCTGGTGGGTATGGGATGCGCGATTAACTTCTGAATTAATCTTGTTTTTTCTCTATATTGGGTTCATGTCGTTACAGGCAGCAATTGATGATCCACGACGTGCTGATAAAGCTGGCGCAATCATTGCCTTGGTTGGCGTCATCAATATACCGATTATTTATTTTTCAGTACAGTGGTGGAATACTCTGCACCAAGGTGCATCGGTAAGCATCAATCAAGCGCCTGCAATGGCGACGACGATGTTGACCGGTATGCTGATTATGGTACTCGCTAGTTGGATGTATTCTATTGCAGTAATATTAAAGCGAACACGCGTTATTATTCTTGAGCGAGAAAGTCATACGGCCTGGGTGACTGAGCTACAAAAGAAAGGAGCTTTATTGTGA
- a CDS encoding phosphoribosylaminoimidazolesuccinocarboxamide synthase: MTQLSALFETTIKSLPFLHRGKVRDIYAVGDDKLLIVQTDRLSAFDVILPTAVPGKGKILTALSHFWFQKLAHILPNHLTGIAPESMVAESEREQVRDRAFVIQRLKPLPIEAIVRGYVVGSGWKDYQQTGAICGIPLPSGLKLADKLPGGAIFTPSTKAPAGAHDENIALTEVEQQLGKALSEEVSAKAIQLYTEAADYALQRGIIIADTKFEFGLDDAGELYLIDEVLTPDSSRFWPVSQYQPGQNPPSFDKQFVRDWLEKQDWNKKAPAPELPQDILQQTVEKYQEALRLLVV, translated from the coding sequence ATGACACAACTATCCGCTTTATTTGAAACGACGATCAAAAGCTTGCCTTTTTTACATCGCGGCAAAGTCAGGGATATATATGCTGTCGGTGACGATAAACTGCTCATCGTGCAAACTGACCGCTTATCCGCTTTCGACGTGATTCTGCCAACCGCTGTGCCCGGCAAAGGGAAGATTCTCACCGCGTTATCTCATTTCTGGTTTCAGAAACTTGCGCATATCTTACCCAATCACCTGACGGGCATCGCGCCGGAATCGATGGTGGCGGAAAGTGAACGTGAACAAGTACGCGACCGCGCATTTGTCATTCAACGCTTGAAACCATTGCCAATCGAAGCCATCGTGCGCGGCTATGTGGTTGGCTCCGGCTGGAAGGATTATCAGCAAACTGGCGCTATTTGCGGCATTCCGCTGCCATCCGGCCTGAAACTTGCTGATAAACTGCCCGGCGGCGCGATTTTCACCCCCTCCACCAAAGCGCCAGCCGGTGCGCATGATGAAAACATTGCTTTAACGGAAGTGGAACAGCAATTGGGCAAAGCACTCTCTGAAGAGGTCAGTGCAAAGGCCATCCAACTTTATACCGAAGCTGCCGATTATGCGCTGCAGCGCGGCATCATTATCGCCGATACCAAATTTGAATTCGGTCTGGACGATGCCGGTGAATTGTATTTGATCGATGAAGTATTGACACCCGACTCATCCCGCTTCTGGCCTGTTAGCCAATATCAACCCGGCCAAAACCCGCCGAGCTTCGACAAACAGTTTGTGCGCGACTGGTTGGAAAAACAGGATTGGAATAAAAAAGCCCCAGCGCCTGAGTTGCCGCAAGATATTTTGCAGCAGACGGTGGAGAAGTATCAGGAGGCGTTGCGGTTGTTGGTTGTATGA
- a CDS encoding YdcH family protein, with product MIEKHDLHHEFPEYYDRIHELKTHDSHFARLFEEYHDLNREILRIEEGIENTTDEYLEELKKKRLLHKDKLYSMITNN from the coding sequence ATGATAGAAAAACACGATTTACACCACGAATTTCCTGAATATTACGATCGCATTCATGAATTAAAAACTCATGATAGTCACTTTGCTCGTCTATTTGAGGAATACCATGACCTCAACCGTGAAATACTCAGGATTGAAGAAGGTATCGAAAACACCACTGACGAATACTTAGAAGAATTGAAAAAGAAGCGCTTGTTACATAAAGATAAGCTCTACAGCATGATTACCAATAATTAA
- a CDS encoding zinc-binding dehydrogenase, whose translation MKAVYFNAGGSAEILYFGDIALSDHCNEDQVLVRIKAIGINPIDCKIRSNPERFPVTFPVIPGCDGAGIVEAVGAQVDNFKLGDEVYFSQPAFNNRQGTYAEYVKVDASLLALKPRSLSFEQAAAVPLVFITAWEALHDRAHITQDHIVLIHAGAGGVGHAAIQLAKLAGARVITTVSTETKANFVKRLGADLVINYRSQDVVAEVLHWTNDNGVDIVFDTVGPEILQNCFHCVKPYGDIVTILQSAPDTDWSEARKRNARFSLELMLTPVLLELEDAKRHQGEILRQCAGLFDAHKLQVEIARTFTLRDAAAAQNFLEQSHPIGKIVLTVDS comes from the coding sequence ATGAAAGCAGTTTATTTTAACGCAGGTGGTTCAGCGGAAATATTGTATTTTGGAGATATCGCACTGTCTGATCATTGCAATGAAGATCAGGTTTTAGTGCGCATTAAAGCGATCGGGATCAACCCGATTGACTGCAAGATTCGCAGCAATCCGGAACGATTTCCTGTCACTTTTCCGGTAATTCCGGGATGCGACGGGGCTGGTATTGTAGAAGCCGTAGGCGCGCAAGTTGATAATTTCAAACTGGGTGACGAAGTTTATTTTTCTCAACCCGCTTTTAACAACCGCCAAGGTACTTATGCCGAATATGTAAAAGTCGACGCCAGCTTACTCGCTTTAAAACCACGCTCGCTATCCTTCGAGCAGGCAGCCGCTGTCCCCTTGGTTTTTATTACCGCATGGGAAGCATTGCATGATCGGGCACACATCACTCAAGACCACATTGTATTGATCCACGCTGGTGCTGGCGGCGTTGGCCACGCCGCTATTCAACTGGCTAAGCTGGCCGGGGCTCGCGTCATTACTACAGTGAGCACTGAAACAAAAGCAAATTTTGTAAAGCGCCTGGGTGCAGATCTGGTCATCAATTATCGCTCGCAGGATGTCGTCGCAGAGGTATTGCACTGGACAAACGATAACGGCGTCGATATTGTGTTTGACACTGTGGGACCGGAAATACTGCAAAACTGTTTCCACTGCGTCAAACCCTACGGGGACATCGTAACCATTCTGCAATCCGCACCGGATACTGATTGGAGCGAGGCTCGCAAACGCAATGCGCGTTTCAGCCTTGAATTAATGCTGACGCCGGTTTTACTCGAACTGGAAGACGCAAAGCGTCATCAAGGTGAAATACTGCGGCAATGCGCGGGATTATTTGATGCCCACAAATTACAGGTGGAAATTGCGCGTACTTTCACACTAAGAGATGCTGCTGCAGCACAGAATTTTCTTGAACAAAGCCATCCTATTGGAAAAATTGTATTGACAGTGGATTCATAG
- the purE gene encoding 5-(carboxyamino)imidazole ribonucleotide mutase has product MIKPLVSIVMGSKSDWDVMRHAVVILDEFQITHEAKVVSAHRTPDLMFQFAAEARARGIRCIIAGAGGAAHLPGMIAAKTTLPVLGVPVNSKHLQGLDSLLSIVQMPKGVPVATFAIGEAGAVNAGLFAVELLAVNDNKLSDQLSQYRQKQAESVLTSELPR; this is encoded by the coding sequence ATGATTAAACCATTAGTGAGCATTGTCATGGGCAGCAAAAGCGATTGGGACGTGATGCGGCATGCGGTAGTTATTCTGGATGAATTCCAGATCACACATGAAGCCAAAGTGGTTTCAGCGCACCGTACGCCGGATTTGATGTTTCAATTTGCTGCAGAAGCCAGGGCGCGCGGCATCCGGTGCATCATCGCCGGAGCAGGAGGCGCGGCGCATCTGCCCGGCATGATTGCGGCAAAAACCACCTTGCCGGTTCTGGGTGTTCCGGTCAATTCCAAGCATTTACAAGGACTGGATTCATTGCTTTCGATTGTACAGATGCCCAAAGGAGTTCCTGTCGCTACGTTTGCCATCGGTGAAGCGGGGGCGGTCAATGCCGGGCTATTTGCGGTTGAACTACTGGCGGTGAATGACAATAAACTGAGTGATCAGTTAAGCCAATACCGGCAGAAGCAGGCTGAATCTGTACTGACTTCCGAACTGCCGAGATAA
- the ccmA gene encoding cytochrome c biogenesis heme-transporting ATPase CcmA — protein sequence MLQGVNLACVRGDRELFKDINFSLEAGSLLQVRGPNGSGKTSLLRMLCGLSNPAAGEILWNGTSIRLLGGDYFADVTYIGHLSGTKDDLTVIENLRISSALAGFEITSNQANEALKHMGLKGREALPAKVLSQGQRRRVALARLLVCSTTLWILDEPLVALDVMAVKLIQGLLEQHLQQGGVIVMTTHQEIEVTAASIMQLHLA from the coding sequence ATGTTGCAGGGTGTTAATCTTGCTTGTGTTCGTGGTGATCGCGAGCTTTTCAAGGATATCAACTTTTCTCTCGAGGCAGGTAGCTTGCTGCAAGTGCGCGGCCCTAATGGCAGTGGCAAGACCAGCTTATTACGCATGTTATGCGGCTTATCAAATCCCGCTGCGGGTGAAATTCTCTGGAACGGTACTTCGATCCGATTGCTAGGTGGAGATTATTTTGCGGATGTCACTTATATTGGCCATTTAAGTGGTACCAAAGATGATTTGACGGTTATCGAGAATTTACGTATCTCAAGTGCACTGGCCGGTTTTGAAATTACCTCTAACCAGGCTAATGAAGCGCTGAAACATATGGGACTGAAGGGCAGAGAGGCATTGCCCGCCAAGGTTTTATCGCAGGGACAGCGTCGTCGCGTTGCTTTAGCGAGGTTATTGGTCTGCAGTACTACTTTATGGATACTTGATGAGCCATTAGTTGCACTGGATGTCATGGCCGTTAAATTGATTCAAGGATTGCTGGAGCAACATTTGCAACAAGGTGGCGTGATTGTGATGACAACGCATCAGGAAATTGAGGTGACCGCAGCATCAATTATGCAATTGCATTTGGCTTAA
- the ccmB gene encoding heme exporter protein CcmB — MFMWIIKRDLLLAMRRQSDVLTTLFFFIIVVSLFPLSVGPEMNMLRTMAPGVVWVAALLASMLSLGRMFANDYVDGTLEQMLVSPQSLSLLVLGKAFAHWLVTGVPLVLMAPVLGIQYDLPADALFVLTVALLLGTPVLSLIGAIGAGLTLGLRGGGVLVSLLVLPLYIPILIFGAGAVEANMAGMDFDAHLSLIGAFLLVSIVLAPWAAAASLRVSLE, encoded by the coding sequence ATGTTTATGTGGATAATTAAACGCGATTTATTATTGGCAATGAGGCGCCAATCCGATGTATTGACTACATTATTTTTTTTCATCATCGTGGTGAGTTTGTTTCCCCTGAGCGTTGGGCCTGAAATGAATATGTTACGCACAATGGCACCCGGTGTAGTTTGGGTGGCAGCCTTATTGGCTTCGATGTTATCTCTGGGAAGAATGTTTGCAAATGATTATGTTGATGGGACATTGGAGCAGATGTTGGTATCGCCTCAATCACTATCACTGTTAGTGCTTGGTAAAGCGTTTGCGCATTGGCTGGTAACCGGAGTGCCGCTTGTTTTAATGGCACCGGTATTGGGGATTCAGTACGATTTGCCAGCTGATGCACTATTTGTTCTGACGGTTGCATTATTATTGGGGACGCCGGTTTTAAGCTTGATCGGAGCGATTGGCGCAGGATTGACTCTGGGATTGCGAGGAGGGGGAGTATTGGTTTCGTTATTAGTATTACCTCTTTATATTCCTATATTGATTTTTGGAGCCGGCGCGGTTGAAGCTAATATGGCAGGGATGGATTTTGACGCGCATTTATCATTGATTGGTGCATTTTTACTGGTTTCGATTGTGCTAGCACCTTGGGCTGCGGCTGCATCCTTGCGCGTTTCTTTAGAATAA
- a CDS encoding 5-(carboxyamino)imidazole ribonucleotide synthase has protein sequence MRILPGAMLGVLGGGQLGRMFVQAAQQMGYRVTVLDPAMDSPAGQVADDFVCADYADHAALMKLGNQCAAITTEFENIPAESLQKLAESCIVRPDTRSVAIAQNRVLEKQFLADNGFSVAPFAIIAHQQDLVSPDIAQLLPGILKISQFGYDGKGQMPVISFDELTIAYDQLDHAVCVLEKFMPLKRELSVVVARGGDGELQIFPVSENQHVNGILDISIVPARVAPQLAKQAQDLTCRLVEKMDYQGVLCVEFFVLQDDTLLINEIAPRPHNSGHYSINACITSQFEQQVRALCGLPLGATTQHSAAVMVNLLGDLWRNGKPDWQRVLQHSSVKLHLYGKTAARPGRKMGHYTVLSNDIDNALREAGHIKKQLEHH, from the coding sequence ATGCGCATCCTGCCTGGAGCCATGCTCGGTGTCCTTGGGGGCGGACAGCTCGGACGCATGTTTGTCCAAGCGGCACAACAGATGGGGTATCGGGTAACCGTTCTGGATCCGGCAATGGACAGTCCTGCCGGACAAGTAGCGGATGATTTTGTTTGTGCGGATTATGCCGATCATGCAGCGCTGATGAAACTCGGTAACCAATGCGCTGCAATTACCACCGAATTCGAAAATATTCCTGCAGAGTCGCTGCAAAAGCTCGCTGAATCTTGTATCGTCAGGCCGGATACCCGCAGTGTAGCTATCGCACAGAATCGCGTGCTGGAAAAGCAATTTCTGGCGGACAATGGTTTCTCCGTCGCACCGTTTGCCATCATTGCCCACCAACAGGATTTGGTTTCTCCGGATATTGCCCAGTTACTTCCCGGTATCCTGAAAATCAGTCAATTTGGTTACGATGGTAAAGGGCAGATGCCGGTTATCAGCTTTGATGAATTGACGATTGCTTATGATCAACTCGATCATGCGGTGTGCGTGCTAGAAAAATTTATGCCACTTAAAAGAGAATTATCGGTCGTGGTAGCGCGGGGCGGCGATGGGGAATTACAGATCTTTCCGGTATCCGAGAATCAGCATGTGAACGGTATCCTCGATATCAGCATTGTGCCGGCTAGGGTAGCGCCGCAACTTGCAAAGCAGGCACAAGACCTGACTTGCCGGTTGGTTGAGAAGATGGACTACCAAGGGGTGCTATGTGTCGAGTTTTTTGTGCTGCAGGATGATACGTTATTAATCAATGAGATCGCACCACGCCCGCATAACAGTGGGCATTATTCTATCAATGCTTGTATTACGTCGCAATTTGAGCAACAAGTACGAGCTTTATGTGGGCTTCCGCTGGGAGCCACCACGCAACACAGTGCGGCGGTGATGGTTAATTTGCTGGGCGATTTATGGCGCAATGGAAAACCAGACTGGCAACGGGTTTTGCAACACTCATCGGTCAAATTACATTTATACGGCAAAACTGCAGCGCGACCGGGTCGTAAAATGGGACACTATACCGTGTTGAGTAATGACATTGACAACGCATTACGAGAAGCGGGTCACATCAAAAAACAACTTGAGCATCACTGA